The genomic segment GGCGAGCCGTCGCGCCTTCGAGTCCTGTTCGAGTCGGGCGCCGCGCTCACGAGCGAAAACGTGGCCGAGGCGGCGCAGCAGGGGGACCCGCTGGCCGGCGAAGTCTGGCGCGAAACCTGCGAACTGCTCGCCACGGCATGCGTCAGCCTTCAGCACATCATCGACCCCGAGCGCTTCGTGCTTGCCGGAGGCATGAGCGGCGCAGGTGAGCGACTGCTCGGTCCGGTGCGCGAAGCAGCTGCGCGGATCGCGTCACCCATGTTCGGTCAGGCTCCCGAGATTTCGCTGGCGACCCTCGGCTCGGACGCCGGGCTTGTCGGTGCGGCGTTGTCGGCCTGCGACGCATGAGGCATTGGGGTTTCCCTTCCGTCAAACTTGCGTTCAGTTCATCTCAACTCAAAGAAGCTCGCCTGATACGTTGAATTTTTTTTACCGTACATAACTTGTTTGTTTCCAAGCCTTTACCATGCTACGGCCATATCCCAAGCAGCTCGGCGTATTGTAAACGATCTCTTGCCTTGCTAAGATCGTTTTGAACGATTCAATTCGTTCGGGGTTGCTTGCAACAATTTCCGCGATCCGCACCGGCAAAGCCGGTCATGTTAAACAAATGACGTACTTACGCGTTAAATCGAGCGTTCGATGACACGAGTAAGTCAGTAGTGAAGAAACGGAGTAGAAAACATGACGAGATTCAAAGTGAACGTATTGAACGTTTGTGTCTGCCTGGTCGGCTTCGCCGCGTCACAGGCTTCTGCGGCGCAGAAGAACATCGTCGAGACGGCCGTTGCTGCCGGGAGCTTCAAGACCCTGGCGACTGCCCTGAAAGCCGCGGACCTGATCGACACGTTGAGCGGCGAGGGTCCGTTCACCGTTCTCGCGCCGACGGACGCGGCCTTTGCCAAGCTGCCGGCCGGAGCGCTCGACAATCTGTTGAAGAACAAAGATCAGCTTCGCGCCGTGTTGTTTCAGCACGTCGTATCCGGCAAGGCGATGTCGAAGGATGTCGTGAAGATGACATCGATCAAGACGCTGCTCGGTCAGACGGTGCCGGTCGATGCGAGCAAGGGCGTTCGGATCGGTGGCGCGACGGTGACCCAGCCGGACATCGCATGCAGCAACGGCGTCATTCACGTGATCGACACGGTTCTGCTGCCGAAGAACGATATCGTTGAGACGGCGCGCAACGCGGGCAGTTTCAAGACGCTGCTGACCGCGCTGGATGCCGCCGGCCTGACGGACACGCTGCGCTCGGAAGGCCCGTTCACGGTGTTCGCGCCGACCGATGATGCGTTCGCCAAGCTGCCCAAGGGCACGCTCGATTCGCTGCTGAAGGACAAGAAGAAGCTCGCCTCGATTCTCACCTACCACGTCGTGCCCGGGCGGGTGATGGCGGCGGATGTCGTCAAGCTGAAGGAGGCGAAGACCGTTCAGGGTCAGTCGGTCAAGATCGATGCGAGCAGCGGGGTGCAGGTGGACGGCGCACGCGTGATCAAGCCCGACGTGCGAGCCGAGAACGGCGTCATCCACGTGATCGATACGGTGATTCTGCCGAAGTAACCGCGCCGCGCGGCGGCCTGGTGGCGAGCCGAGGCGCCGCGTCCGCGGAGGTGATTTGCGTTGTCTTCGGATGTGTTCTGTGAATCCTTAGAAAGGGATAACAAAAGGAGAAGGTCATGAAAGTGTTCGATGTGATCGCGGCGGTGTTGCTGGTAGTGGGCGGCTTGAACTGGGGTCTGGTCGGCGTGGCGCAATTTGATCTGGTCGCCGCGCTGCTGGGCGCCGGCTCGGTGTTGTCCAATATCGTTTATTCGCTGGTCGGCGCGGCGGCGCTGTATCAGGCGATTGGCCTGCGCGGGATTCAAAAGCGCTGGAACGTGGGCCGCACGCCCGCGCTGGCGTGATGAAGCCGAATGGAGTGGGGGTGGCAGGGGCAGCCGGGCCGAAACGTCCGGTGCTCCTGCCAACTCATGATGAAGTCAAGGGCCAAGGACAAGGGCACCGCAACTGCAAGAGGAGGTGAGCATGGATCTGCGACTGCTTGGAGGAATGGTCAGCGTGATGCTCGGTCTGGGGAGTCTTTCGGGCTGCCAGTTGTTTACGCCAGGCCCGCCGCTGGAGACGGTGGCCAGCGTGGATATCGCCCGGTACATGGGCACGTGGTACGAAATCGCCAAGTACCCTAACGGATTCGAACAAGGCTGCTTCGGCGTGACGGCGGAATACACCTTGCGCGACGATGGAACCGTTCGCGTCGTCAACGTTTGTCGCAACGCCGACGGCACGCGCAACGAGCGCAGCATCGAGGGCTTCGCGACCGTTGCGGATCCGGCCACCAATTCAAAACTGACGGTTTACTTTTTCTTCCCGTTCGGCGCCCCCTACTGGATCATTGACCTGGACGAAGATTACCAGTACGCCGTCGTCGGCGACCCGAGTCGCACGTTTCTGTGGATTCTTAGTCGCACGCCCACGCTCGACGACGCCACCTATCAGGGCATCCTCGATCGGCTTCCGGCCAAGGGCTACGATCCCGCGCGACTGGAGCTGATGCCGCAGTTCCCCGCGCAATCGCCCTGATCGGCACGCGATGTCGATCGCCGCTCGCAAGCGAGGAAGCCATGACGATCGTCGAGAACAACAATGCATCCCATGCCCCCGTGATCCTTGTGACCGGTGCGACCGGTTACATCGGGGGGCGACTCGTCCCGCGCCTGCTGGAGGCGGGGTATCGCGTTCGATGTCTCGTGCGCGATGCGCGGAAACTTGCTTCGCGCACGTGGTCCGGCGATCCGAGGGTGGACGTCATCGAGTGCGACGCGGGGTCCGTCGAAGAAGTCGCCCGTGCGATGCGCGGCTGCGAGGCTGCGTATTACCTCATCCACTCCATGTTGGCTGCGGGGCCGGCCTATCGGCGGGTTGATCGGGAGCTGGCGGAGTCGTTCGCCCGCGCGGCGCGCGATGCCGGACTTGCTCGAATCATTTATCTCGGCGGGCTGGGTGAAACGGGGGAGGGGCTTAGCGAGCATTTGTCATCGCGGCGCGAAGTGGAAATGGCCCTCGCTTCGACCGGCGTGCCGGTGACCGTGATGCGCGCGGCCATGATCATCGGATCCGGCTCCGCCTCGTTTGAGATTTTGCGCTACCTCGTGGAGCGGCTTCCGGTGATGGTGACGCCGCGCTGGGTGAACACGCGTTGTCAGCCCATCGCCGTGCGGGATGTTCTGCATTATCTGGTGGCTTGTTTGAAAGCGCCGGCGACGGTCGGTCGAACCCTCGACATCGGCGGCCCGGACATCCTGACCTATCGGGCGTTGATGGACATCATGAGCGACGCGCTCGGACTTCGCCGCCGCAAGGTCATACCGGTTCCCGTCCTGACGCCGCGATTAAGCTCGCTTTGGATTCATCTGGTCACACCGATCAGCCATCGGATCGCGCGGCCGCTGGCCGAAGGGCTTCGCAATCGGGTTGTTTGCCGCAACCACGATGTTCTGGGTCTTCTGCCCCACGATTGCATGGGTGTCGGTGATGCCATAAATGCGGCACTCGGCAAGCGAAGCCGGGCCGAGATCGAGTCGGCGTGGAGCGACGCCGGACCGATTCCCGGGGACGCCGACTGGGCGGGCGGGAAGGTGTTCATCGATCAGCGTTGTGTAGAAATCGCGGCAACCCCGGACACGGTGTTCGATGTCGTGTGTCGATTGGGCGGTGACCACGGTTACTTCGCGGCGGACTGGCTGTGGCGCCTTCGCGGGTTCATGGATCGCCTGATCGGCGGCCCGGGCCTGCGCCGCGGTCGACGACACCCGGCGCGGCTGACGTTCGGCGAGGCCGTGGATTTCTGGCGCGTGACAAAGATCGAAACGGGTCATCTCCTCGAGTTGCGAGCGGAAATGCGCCTGCCAGGGGTCGCGACGCTCACGTTTGAAGTGATCCCGCGGGGAGAAGGCGGAAGCGAGCTGATTCAGACCGCTCGATTCAAACCGCGCGGTCTGGCGGGAATCGCTTACTGGTACGCGGTGGCGCCGTTGCATGGGATCGTCTTTCAGGGCATGTTGAACGGGATCAAAGCAGCAGCCACCCGGGCTTCATCGCTGCACACGGTGCTGATGGACGAGAGGACGGATTCACGCCATCGGCCGCTTGCGGCGGTGGGCTGAATCCGTTGGAGAAATACAAATGTATGATTACAGATCGAGTTCTCCGCTGCGCGCGCGGCTCCTCGCGTCGCTCCTGATGACGGTTGGGTCAGGCGGGGGCCTGGCGGTCCGCGCTGAAGAGCGCGGCTGCTGGCCGCAGTGGCGCGGTCCGAATCGCGATGCCACGCTCGCCGGCGCATCGACGTGGCCGGATGATCTGAAGGGTTTGTCGCTTCAATGGCGTGAGTCGCTGGGTCCCGGCTATGGCGGTCCGATTGTCTGGGGGGATCAGGTGTTCACGGTGGAGACCCGCGCCGAGAAGGACGAAGTTGTGCGCGCGTTGGACCGGTCGAGCGGTCAAGAGCGCTGGCGCGCGTCGTGGGCGGGGGCGATGCGTGTACCGTTTTTCGCACGGCGCAACGGAGACTGGATCCGCGCGACGCCGGCATGCGACGGCGAATCGCTTTACGTCGCCGGAATGCGCGACGTTCTCGTGTGCCTGAACACGCAGGATGGCGCGGAGCGGTGGCGCGTCGATTTCCCGGCGAAACTGGGCACGCCGCTCCCTTCGTTCGGATTCGTGTCTTCACCGCTGATCGTCGGGGATCATCTTTACGTTCAGGCCGGCGGCGCCCTCGTCAAGCTCAATAAAAAGTCGGGGGAGATCGTCTGGCGGACTCTGGAAGACGGCGGAGGAATGAGCAGCGCGTTTTCATCCCCGGTCGTGGCCACGATTCAAGGTCGGCGGCAGCTTGTCGTCCAGACAAGGGAAATGCTGGCCGGCATCGATCCGGACAACGGCGCCGTGTTGTGGAAGCAGAAGGTTCCCTCGTATCGCGGCATGAACATCCTGACGCCGACGGTCGTCGGCGACGGGCTGTTTACCAGTACGTACAAAAACAAGACGTTTTTCTACTCCGTGCGCCGCGCGGAGGCCGGTTTCGAGGTGGCGCAGTCGTGGACATTGCCCGGTCAGGGTTACATGTCTTCGCCCGTTGTCATCGATGGGCACGCCTACTTGCACCTGGGGAACGGCCGGTTGAGCTGCATCGATCTGAAAACCGGCGAGCAGACGTGGCGTTCGCGCCCGTTCGGGCAATACTGGAGCATGGTCGCGCGGGGGGATCGTATCCTTGCGTTGGATGAACGCGGTGAGCTGCTGTTGATCGCGGCCGATCCGCGGCAGTTTCGGCTCCTGGATCGGCACGAAGTGAGCGAAAGCGAAGCGTGGGCGCATCTGGCGGTGTGTGACAATCAAGTCTTTGTGCGGGATCTGAACGGGATTTCTGTCTACATGTGGAAGTGATGCTCCACAGGGCAAGGACGGGTCGCATGCCCGAGCAATACCATTCGTATCGGTTGGTTCGTCGACAGCGGTTGGCGCTGCCGGTTGAAGCGGTATTTCCCTTCTTTGCAGATCCGCACAATCTTGAATTCCTGACGCCGCCCTGGATGAACTTTCGCATCGAGACCCCTTCGCCGATCGCGATGGCGGCCGGCACGAGGATTCAATACACCATTCGCTGGCGCGGACTGCCCATGAGCTGGCTCACCGAGATTGTCGAATGGGTACCGGGTCGTCGCTTTGTCGACCAGCAGATTCGAGGGCCCTATCGCCGTTGGCATCACACCCATGCATTTGAGCCGGAAGGGGATGCGACGATTATGGAGGACATCGTCGAGTATGCCCTGCCGCTTGGGCCGATCGGCCGGCTGGCGCATGCATTGGTGGTGCGCCGCGACGTGCACCGAATCTTTGACTTTCGGGCACAGCGGATCGCGGAGTGGGTCGAGGCGCAGTGCTCGGAATCGGCAAGCCGGGCGGTGCATCAGGGCGGCGTTTCGCGCGCCAGGGCCTCGACGGCTCCCTGAATGAAATCCGATCACGTTATTGCGAACAGGCTGGCGATGCGCGCGCATCTCGGCGAAGATATCCGCCGACGGCGGCGCCGATGCGGGTCGCCGCGAGCAGGCCTTGAATTGGGAGACACCCCGTGACTCTTGGCGCCACGCGACCGGCGACGATTCTGATCGTCGATGACAACGCGCAGAACCTCGAACTGCTCGAAGCCTATCTGGAGGAATTACCCGGTGCGCGCGTGCTGACCGCGACGAGCGGGCAGGACGCGCTGGCCAAGGTCGCGTCCGACAAGCCCGACCTCCTGCTTCTGGACATCATGATGCCGAAGATGAGTGGCTTTGAAGTCTGCAAGAAGATCAAGGCTGATCCGGCGACGCAGGACATTCCCGTCATTCTCGTGACCGCGCTGCATGAAATGGGGGATCAGGAGCGCGGCGTGGAAATGGGAGCGGACGATTTTCTGACCAAGCCCGTCAATCGCGTCGATCTCATCGCGCGGATCCAAGCCCAACTGGCGAAGCGCTTCGCCGGCCCGGTGAACTAGCCGCGGTCTTGCTGTCGATGTCCGCCCTTCTATAATCGCATCCCATCAGCCCGGCGGGACATTGGGGGGCAGGATGCCCGCGGTCAGAAGGGAAATCGGATGTCCGAGTCTCCGGCGGAAATCAAACGCATCCACTGGTCCGACGTTTTCGCGTTCACGGCGGTCTTTCGATCGTTTCGCATGGCGCTGGACTGGAAGGTGCTGCTGCTGGCGTTCCTCGGCTTGTTCGTTACGTATCTCGGCGGTCGAACGCTTGATCTGGTCTGGCCATCGAGCCACATGCCGATCGTGTCCTCGGCGCACGTCTCGGAGCTGGATGTTTACGCCCTGGGCGGTCGATCCGCCGCGATGCAATTCATTAAGGAGCAAGGGGGCAATAAGGCCGCGCGACGCGTCGGCGCGTTTGCACTGTTGTTGCAGCACGCGCGTGTGACGGCCAATCGTGCCATGCACGGCGTGATGGCGCTCAACCCCGGCGAAGTACTCGGCGCGATTTACGGCGCAGCGCTGGCGACGCTCTGGCTGGTCAGCGTGCATCCGTTGTACGGAATTCTGTTCATCCTGCTCAAGCTGTGCGTCTGGGCGCTGTTCGGCGGGGCGGCCTGCCGGGTGGCGATGATGCGCGCGACGCGCGATGAGCGCATCCCGTTGAGCGAGGCGCTGGCCTTCGCGCGGGCGCGGTTTGGTTCGTTCCTGCTCGCGCCGACGTTTGGATTCGGCATCGTTCTGATCGCGGGGCTGGTGCTGATGCTTTTCGGGCTGGTCGGCGCGATTCCGTGGCTGGGCGATCTGGTGGTGGGGCTGTTGTTCGTGCTGGTCATCGCTGCGGCCTTGGGCATGGCGTTTATTCTGATCGGCGCGTGCGCGGGGATGCCGCTGCTTTATCCGGCCATCGCTGCGGAAGGCTCCGATCCGTTCGACGCGCTCAATCGCAGTATCTCCTATGTGTACGAGCGCCCGTGGCGGTCGGCGCTGTACCTCGGCGCGGCCACGGCGTACGGCGCGATCTGCCTGCTGTTCGTGAAGTTCTTCGTTCGGCTTGGTCTTGCGGCGGCGGCGTTGTTCCTCGGCGCGACGATGAACCTGGGCAGCGCCACGGCCGGCGATACCAAGTTGCCTGACGACGTCGGCAAGCTGACGGCGATCTGGCAGGCGCCGACGCTCACGTTCGACAATGCCTTCGTCGGCAGGTTCGACGAGTTCGAGGTTGGCGGCATGAGCCGCTTCGGCCGGTTTCTCATCAAGAGCTGGCTGTACGCGGTTTGGGGTCTGGTGGCTGCGTTCGCGATCAGTTTCTACTACGCGGCGGCGTCGATTGTCTACCTGCTGCTCCGCCGCGAAGTGGACGCGACCGACATCGAAGACGTGTACTTGGAAGACTATCCGGCGGATGCGCTGGCGACCGCGCCGGCGACGGCGGGCAATGCTCCCGCGGCGCAGGGCGGCGGTTTGAATCTGCCGGTGATTGGTTCGTGAAAGGCCCCATCGGTCCGGGGGGCGTGGAAACGGCGGCCGTGACAGACGCCGGGGCACGTCC from the Planctomycetia bacterium genome contains:
- a CDS encoding PQQ-binding-like beta-propeller repeat protein, coding for MTVGSGGGLAVRAEERGCWPQWRGPNRDATLAGASTWPDDLKGLSLQWRESLGPGYGGPIVWGDQVFTVETRAEKDEVVRALDRSSGQERWRASWAGAMRVPFFARRNGDWIRATPACDGESLYVAGMRDVLVCLNTQDGAERWRVDFPAKLGTPLPSFGFVSSPLIVGDHLYVQAGGALVKLNKKSGEIVWRTLEDGGGMSSAFSSPVVATIQGRRQLVVQTREMLAGIDPDNGAVLWKQKVPSYRGMNILTPTVVGDGLFTSTYKNKTFFYSVRRAEAGFEVAQSWTLPGQGYMSSPVVIDGHAYLHLGNGRLSCIDLKTGEQTWRSRPFGQYWSMVARGDRILALDERGELLLIAADPRQFRLLDRHEVSESEAWAHLAVCDNQVFVRDLNGISVYMWK
- a CDS encoding SDR family oxidoreductase, encoding MTIVENNNASHAPVILVTGATGYIGGRLVPRLLEAGYRVRCLVRDARKLASRTWSGDPRVDVIECDAGSVEEVARAMRGCEAAYYLIHSMLAAGPAYRRVDRELAESFARAARDAGLARIIYLGGLGETGEGLSEHLSSRREVEMALASTGVPVTVMRAAMIIGSGSASFEILRYLVERLPVMVTPRWVNTRCQPIAVRDVLHYLVACLKAPATVGRTLDIGGPDILTYRALMDIMSDALGLRRRKVIPVPVLTPRLSSLWIHLVTPISHRIARPLAEGLRNRVVCRNHDVLGLLPHDCMGVGDAINAALGKRSRAEIESAWSDAGPIPGDADWAGGKVFIDQRCVEIAATPDTVFDVVCRLGGDHGYFAADWLWRLRGFMDRLIGGPGLRRGRRHPARLTFGEAVDFWRVTKIETGHLLELRAEMRLPGVATLTFEVIPRGEGGSELIQTARFKPRGLAGIAYWYAVAPLHGIVFQGMLNGIKAAATRASSLHTVLMDERTDSRHRPLAAVG
- a CDS encoding response regulator, whose protein sequence is MLIVDDNAQNLELLEAYLEELPGARVLTATSGQDALAKVASDKPDLLLLDIMMPKMSGFEVCKKIKADPATQDIPVILVTALHEMGDQERGVEMGADDFLTKPVNRVDLIARIQAQLAKRFAGPVN
- a CDS encoding fasciclin domain-containing protein, translated to MTRFKVNVLNVCVCLVGFAASQASAAQKNIVETAVAAGSFKTLATALKAADLIDTLSGEGPFTVLAPTDAAFAKLPAGALDNLLKNKDQLRAVLFQHVVSGKAMSKDVVKMTSIKTLLGQTVPVDASKGVRIGGATVTQPDIACSNGVIHVIDTVLLPKNDIVETARNAGSFKTLLTALDAAGLTDTLRSEGPFTVFAPTDDAFAKLPKGTLDSLLKDKKKLASILTYHVVPGRVMAADVVKLKEAKTVQGQSVKIDASSGVQVDGARVIKPDVRAENGVIHVIDTVILPK
- a CDS encoding SRPBCC family protein; translation: MPEQYHSYRLVRRQRLALPVEAVFPFFADPHNLEFLTPPWMNFRIETPSPIAMAAGTRIQYTIRWRGLPMSWLTEIVEWVPGRRFVDQQIRGPYRRWHHTHAFEPEGDATIMEDIVEYALPLGPIGRLAHALVVRRDVHRIFDFRAQRIAEWVEAQCSESASRAVHQGGVSRARASTAP
- a CDS encoding DUF378 domain-containing protein, with amino-acid sequence MKVFDVIAAVLLVVGGLNWGLVGVAQFDLVAALLGAGSVLSNIVYSLVGAAALYQAIGLRGIQKRWNVGRTPALA
- a CDS encoding lipocalin family protein, translating into MDLRLLGGMVSVMLGLGSLSGCQLFTPGPPLETVASVDIARYMGTWYEIAKYPNGFEQGCFGVTAEYTLRDDGTVRVVNVCRNADGTRNERSIEGFATVADPATNSKLTVYFFFPFGAPYWIIDLDEDYQYAVVGDPSRTFLWILSRTPTLDDATYQGILDRLPAKGYDPARLELMPQFPAQSP